The Candidatus Poribacteria bacterium region AAATCGGGGAAGCGCAGTGCGATATCTTCGAGCAGAACCGGATTGGCGTACTTCAGCGGTGCCTTCCGAGGATAGGTTGTGCCTTGATGGAGCATGATTGGCAGTCTGAGTTCTTCCGCTCGCGCGAAGATTTTCAGGGCGCGTGGATCTAACGGATCCCAGCCACCATAGATCGGACTCATCTTCAGTCCACGAAGCCCCAACTCCTGGACGGCACGGTCTACCTCTGCAAGCGCGTTGTCTTCAGTCGGGCAGATTGCAGCAAAGCCGATCAGTTTCTTCGGATCCGTGCGAATGTATTCGGCAACAGTATCGTTGACCGTAAGGAACCCGGTGAGTGGCGCACGCAACCCAAACACAATCGCACGGTCTACTTTCGCCACAGCTGCGGCGTGCATCTCCGGTGTGATGTCTAAGTCGACCTCTTGCCGACGCATGATGAAGGTTTCACGAGCGACCTCCTCGGTAAGTTCCCCTGGATATCGCCAGAGATGGGTATGGCAGTCAATAATCATAGGTATTCTAACCTTTTTCTGGTTCATTGGTTCGTCAACACATAAGAATCAGTTCGTTTTTCTCGTAGCTTGAGAATACTCGACAGCAAACGCAATCATCGCTTCTGCGACTTTGATTCCTGTAACCGTTTCGATTTCT contains the following coding sequences:
- a CDS encoding amidohydrolase, which codes for MIIDCHTHLWRYPGELTEEVARETFIMRRQEVDLDITPEMHAAAVAKVDRAIVFGLRAPLTGFLTVNDTVAEYIRTDPKKLIGFAAICPTEDNALAEVDRAVQELGLRGLKMSPIYGGWDPLDPRALKIFARAEELRLPIMLHQGTTYPRKAPLKYANPVLLEDIALRFPDLKMIIAHMGHPWEAEAIVLIRKQPNVFADISALFYRPWQYYNSLRLAVEYDVADKLFFGTDYPITTFDESVKGLHDIVKLSQEMRLPPLPGDLPDQILHRDTLGLLGLEDPASL